In Salvelinus namaycush isolate Seneca chromosome 17, SaNama_1.0, whole genome shotgun sequence, one genomic interval encodes:
- the LOC120062439 gene encoding tetratricopeptide repeat protein 9C-like: MASPEPPGGEIMELGAGAAVTSCSGFSSTSPGPSGAKVDSQLQDALHLKMEGNKFYKEKNLRSAIGRYHRSLLILRSLDSDVTAAVKGFGPEVPVLTAGQEELLRNTQVDCYNNLAACLLQRECVDYMRVQEYSLRVLQWRPGDIKALYRAGVASLQLGNAQSAKQYLTQASKGQPNDTNVRRHLQQAEDRLSTEYQKEKALYRGMFSSSQRAGEGASGGVTQQ; this comes from the exons ATGGCGAGTCCAGAGCCACCAGGTGGTGAGATTATGGAGCTGGGGGCCGGGGCTGCAGTGACAAGCTGCTCAGGCTTCTCTTCTACCAGCCCTGGCCCCTCAGGTGCCAAAGTAGACTCCCAGCTCCAAGATGCTCTCCACCTAAAAATGGAGGGGAACAAATTCTACAAAGAGAAAAACCTTCGGTCTGCCATTGGACGTTACCACCGTTCGTTGCTCATTCTGCGTAGTTTAGACTCTGATGTCACTGCGGCAGTGAAAGGGTTTGGTCCTGAGGTTCCTGTACTCACCGCAGGACAAGAAGAACTACTTAGGAACACACAGGTCGACTGCTACAACAATTTAGCAG CCTGTCTGTTGCAGAGAGAATGTGTAGACTACATGCGTGTCCAGGAGTACAGCTTGCGGGTGTTGCAGTGGCGTCCGGGTGACATCAAGGCCCTGTACAGAGCAGGAGTGGCCTCTCTGCAGCTGGGAAACGCACAGAGTGCCAAGCAATACCTCACTCAGGCCAGCAAAGGACAACCCAATG ACACTAATGTGAGGAGGCACCTGCAGCAAGCGGAGGATAGGCTGAGCACAGAGTACCAGAAGGAGAAGGCTCTGTACCGAGGCatgttctcctccagtcagagagCCGGGGAGGGGGCCAGCGGAGGAGTCACCCAGCAATAA
- the LOC120062440 gene encoding transmembrane protein 179-like: MELDRRLLVAHCAAHTLSVLAGLMVVVPLALNGSAFKGRCALFTTGSWRTDNRTDISMEQGEISHLVVQQWGPPAACQFATFVGVFTVLYGAAQGWRSIFYLHGRLDDTLFSAFLTLILSLCVLFLSGGASVTLSLGLASWCNTVTDDNTRPYSCAEYQSVPMYLDVETSSFYTELTLAEVALWSVTALWLTHSILSFMRLYHSHSEHISGPCLPREKEHLLGHSSSSSGSSGSDRGSPSPAQPLSTAPSIIFV, from the exons ATGGAGCTTGATCGGCGACTGTTGGTGGCTCACTGCGCAGCCCACACCCTGTCAGTACTGGCCGGGTTGATGGTGGTTGTCCCGCTGGCGCTAAACGGCTCAGCTTTCAAAGGGCGTTGTGCGCTTTTCACCACTGGTTCTTGGAGGACGGACAATCGAACCGACATTTCTATGGAACAGGGTGAGATTTCACACTTGGTGGTACAGCAATGGGGTCCACCGGCTGCATGCCAGTTCGCAACTTTTGTCGGTGTTTTCACGGTGCTGTATGGTGCTGCGCAGGGCTGGCGAAGCATCTTCTATCTCCACGGACGGCTTGACGA CACCTTGTTCTCTGCCTTCCTGACCCTGATCCTGAGCCTGTGTGTGTTGTTCCTATCTGGAGGGGCTAGTGTCACCCTCTCCCTGGGGCTGGCCTCCTGGTGCAACACTGTCACAGACGACAACACCAGACCCTACAG CTGTGCAGAATACCAGTCCGTCCCCATGTACCTGGATGTAGAGACGTCCTCCTTCTACACTGAGCTCACTCTGGCAGAG gTTGCTCTGTGGAGTGTGACAGCATTGTGGCTGACCCACTCCATCCTGTCCTTCATGCGTCTCTACCACTCCCACAGCGAGCACATCAGCGGGCCCTGCCTGCCCAGGGAAAAGGAGCATCTCCTCGGtcactcttcctcctcctcaggctCATCAGGATCAGACCGGGGTTCACCCTCACCCGCACAACCTCTATCAACAGCGCCCAGCATCATCTTTGTCTAA
- the si:ch211-107m4.1 gene encoding heterogeneous nuclear ribonucleoprotein U-like protein 2 yields MKLSEVKKLKVAELRVMLKERALDIKGLKAELVGRLMSAFEAELQAPESSDLGQDKGVPGLGEEPKPQDDESPRASTVLATEREVPLPGEEAKATVHDGNVAGAVSSEMMVRPRADCSPTGADTEAPAISAAKLDNTSTSQLEDLCVISTFTVSPCAETTADKEGLMEQTSLNQQVEQQQHVTQEESAQEQGEEEHARGVSKRTATQEAEGDKTTSNQQLNTTSMSTRPIQNTFNSSQISLTDIMYQDTSMLIVGQSKEDHAGSAVEDRVEEDSLSMVAQRGSSTASSLSLGSVSVTSDQTSQDTVFHMDKDKENRAGGGGEKRGVKRPAQGEITRGRAYYEFKEEIQYNRAKSPPPQPESNGVDAEEDGGRVRLDSYGGDLHFEVGRDGCSGQPRFWERFPLLWSGCRLTHGTHQGRVGFEAMFEKKLVSPSLDSEDPEHHGLRLGWSVERWNSNLMLGDEDLSYGYDARGRKVTAGKEEEFGEPFSEGDVIGCYASFSKEEGVELSFHKNGRLMGMAFHLSPAALCGSVLYPHVLCKNTSITLNLDPTSPPWYPSPAGYTPLSSLPAGQRLSAPTPPTSKLQCEVLMMVGLPGAGKTHWARAHMKQYPEKRYTLLGTAGLLPCMKGQGRRESRLQQASQCLSELIKVAAQTPRNYILDQPNVHPSAQRQRLLWFAGFRRRAVVVFPSKEEWKRRLQEQQEEEGDKIPETDLHKVKVSCTLPEQGDLLEKVLFVELAREEAQALLEGYKKEAKSLLPPVPSAPKQRKKPRVRYNNPHNLGLQSYHLNKTRFGRMATQDYNPPKPLIKGRMDRGYNPVAAGDLRGWDRTWFNQEQPYPYGHQQYWTPQQLRYWNQSYQDQDYYGNKNQVYQDQDYYGNKNQVYQDQGYYGNRNYAYNSYRYQGYC; encoded by the exons ATGAAACTGTCAGAAGTCAAAAAGCTAAAAGTGGCCGAACTACGAGTCATGCTCAAAGAGCGAGCACTGGACATCAAAGGACTCAAGGCAGAACTTGTTGGGCGTTTGATGTCCGCATTCGAAGCTGAATTGCAAGCTCCAGAATCAAGCGATCTTGGACAAGACAAGGGAGTCCCTGGTCTTGGAGAAGAGCCGAAGCCACAAGATGACGAGTCACCCAGAGCATCCACAGTGTTAGCGACCGAGAGAGAAGTCCCTCTACCGGGCGAGGAGGCAAAAGCCACTGTACACGATGGAAACGTTGCAGGCGCAGTAAGTTCAGAGATGATGGTGAGACCTAGAGCTGATTGTTCTCCTACGGGTGCAGACACGGAGGCACCTGCAATTTCAGCAGCCAAACTTGATAACACGTCAACAAGTCAGTTGGAAGACCTGTGTGTAATCAGCACTTTTACCGTGAGCCCGTGTGCAGAAACCACGGCAGACAAAGAAGGGTTGATGGAGCAGACCTCGTTAAATCAACAAGTAGAGCAACAGCAACATGTCACCCAAGAAGAGAGCGCTCAAGAACAGGGTGAGGAGGAACATGCACGTGGAGTCTCCAAACGGACTGCCACACAGGAAGCAGAGGGGGATAAAACGACATCAAATCAACAACTAAACACAACAAGCATGAGCACCAGGCCCATTCAAAACACATTTAATTCATCACAGATATCACTGACAGACATCATGTATCAAGACACGAGTATGTTGATTGTTGGGCAGTCTAAAGAAGATCATGCAGGATCAGCTGTGGAGGACAGAGTTGAGGAGGACAGTCTTTCCATGGTGGCCCAGAGAGGGAGCAGCACTGCTTCCAGCCTCAGCCTGGGATCTGTTTCTGTGACCAGTGACCAGACCAGCCAGGACACAG TGTTTCACATGGACAAAGACAAGGAAAATAGGGCTGGAGGTGGAGGGGAGAAGCGTGGGGTAAAGAGGCCTGCTCAGGGTGAGATAACCAGAGGCAGGGCCTACTACGAATTCAAGGAGGAGATCCAGTACAACAG GGCCAAATCCCCACCGCCTCAGCCTGAGAGTAATGGTGTTGATGCCGAGGAAGACGGAGGGCGGGTCAGACTAGACTCTT ATGGCGGTGACCTGCACTTTGAGGTGGGCCGGGACGGCTGCAGCGGCCAGCCAAGGTTCTGGGAGCGCTTCCCTCTCCTGTGGTCTGGATGCAGACTGACACACGGAACTCACCAGGGGAGGGTGGGCTTCGAGGCCATGTTTGAGAAAAAGCTGGTGTCCCCATCACTGGACTCTGAGGACCCTGAGCACCATGGTCTGAGACTGGGCTGGTCAGTGGAGCGTTGGAACTCCAACCTGATGCTCG GGGATGAGGACTTGTCTTACGGTTACGACGCTAGGGGCAGAAAAGTGACGGCTGGGAAAGAGGAGGAGTTTGGAGAGCCCTTTTCAGAGGGCGATGTCATTGGCTGTTATGCT TCTTTCTCTAAGGAGGAAGGAGTTGAGCTCTCCTTCCATAAGAACGGTCGCCTTATGGGAATGGCGTTCCACCTGAGTCCGGCTGCTCTCTGCGGTTCTGTGTTGTACCCCCACGTCCTCTGCAAAAACACCTCTATCACCCTCAACTTGGACCCCACCTCTCCCCCCTGGTACCCCAGCCCTGCAGGGtacacccccctctcctccctgcctgCTGGACAAAGGCTCAGTGCCCCAACCCCACCAACCTCCAAACTGCAGTGTGAg gtGTTGATGATGGTGGGTCTGCCAGGGGCAGGTAAGACCCACTGGGCCAGGGCTCACATGAAGCAATACCCAGAGAAGAGATACACCCTGCTGGGCACCGCAGGCCTCCTACCCTGCATGAAG GGGCAGGGTCGTAGAGAGAGCAGGCTGCAGCAGgcctctcagtgtctcagtgagCTGATCAAGGTAGCGGCTCAGACTCCACGCAACTACATCCTGGACCAG CCCAACGTCCACCCCTCAGCTCAGCGCCAGAGGCTGCTGTGGTTCGCGGGTTTCAGGCGGAGGGCGGTGGTGGTGTTCCCATCTAAAGAGGAGTGGAAGAGGCGTCTGCAGGAgcaacaggaggaggagggggacaaGATCCCTGAAACGGATCTCCACAAGGTCAAAG tgagCTGCACTCTGCCAGAGCAGGGAGACCTGCTGGAGAAGGTGCTGTTTGTGGAGCTAGCCAGAGAGGAAGCACAGGCTCTCTTGGAGGGGTACAAAAAAGAGGCGAAAAGCCTGCTCCCCCCTGTCCCCTCCGCCCCCAAACAACGGAAGAAACCGCGCGTCCGATACAATAACCCCCATAACCTTGGACTTCAGTCTTATCACCTTAACAAGACCAGATTTGGAAGGATGGCCACGCAAGACTATAACCCCCCTAAACCCCTCATCAAGGGCCGGATGGACCGGGGGTACAATCCAGTGGCGGCTGGTGACTTGAGAG GTTGGGACCGCACATGGTTCAACCAGGAGCAGCCATACCCGTATGGTCATCAGCAGTACTGGACACCACAGCAGCTCAGATAT TGGAATCAGAGTTACCAAGACCAGGACTATTACGGCAACAAGAATCAGGTTTACCAAGACCAGGACTATTACGGCAACAAGAATCAGGTTTACCAAGACCAGGGCTACTATGGTAACAGGAACTACGCTTACAATAGTTACCGTTACCAGGGTTACTGTTAA
- the nudt22 gene encoding uridine diphosphate glucose pyrophosphatase NUDT22 — protein sequence MDPEVSVLLHCTAWGGLLEPQVQVELSARFNRQTEPALESHIEEVWTERVTMEPWLFNGAKFRLHSFSLASPQPSCPSTPQPPYMTGGDRDGRQCSIQKEEEGHNETKGNADSGRAEVLRHQRGQIDGVIGERQHNDKDLSSYKQREGNLRYAQTSTPGCRDQHPAVGSSAAEAQPFPQRDVGGKGEGPTPILTLRLGLTCYRDFLGTNWSQRARKLRQRAEVEYGDPLALLAQPLGVGGILCTADRQVVLIRRSQQVAEARGLLDIPGGHPEPKAVFEGLDEEDRIRVEMLQWREEAVVRELFSSVCAEIRDEVNVPLCSLGEPVLMGIALNHTSAGRPSAEFYISCSLTSTEVRELYWQGGIEAQESTDIVFLSQTEVLRLDQSTPLWSELCPSAKGAVLLYQLVLPDQEDKSNWTQTPATAPDKISR from the exons ATGGATCCTGAGGTCTCTGTGCTGTTGCACTGCACCGCCTGGGGAGGTCTCCTGGAACCACAAGTGCAGGTGGAGCTTTCTGCCAG GTTTAACCGTCAGACAGAGCCAGCACTGGAGAGTCACATAGAGGAGGTGTGGACAGAGAGGGTGACCATGGAACCATGGCTTTTCAATGGGGCCAAATTCAGGCTGCACTCTTTCAGTCTGGCCTCACCCCAGCCCTCCTGTCCATCTACACCCCAGCCTCCCTACATGACtggaggagacagagatggaaGGCAATGTAGCATTCAGAAGGAGGAAGAGGGCCATAATGAGACAAAGGGGAACGCTGACTCTGGAAGAGCAGAGGTGCTCAGACACCAAAGAGGTCAAATAGACGGAGTCATAGGTGAACGACAGCATAATGACAAGGATTTGAGTAGCTATAAGCAGAGGGAGGGGAACCTCAGATACGCGCAAACCTCCACCCCAGGGTGCAGAGACCAACATCCTGCTGTGGGAAGCAGTGCAGCAGAAGCTCAACCCTTCCCACAGAGAGATGTGGGTGGGAAGGGTGAGGGGCCCACTCCCATCCTGACCCTGAGGTTGGGCCTGACCTGCTATAGGGACTTCCTGGGCACCAACTGGTCTCAGAGAGCAAGGAAGCTACGCCAGCGTGCAGAGGTGGAGTATGGGGATCCTCTGGCGCTATTGGCCCAGCCGCTGGGGGTGGGTGGGATCTTGTGTACGGCTGACAGACAGGTGGTGCTGATCAGGAGGAGCCAGCAAGTGGCGGAGGCAAGGGGGCTACTGGACATCCCTGGGGGGCACCCAGAACCAAAG gCTGTGTTTGAAGGCCTCGATGAGGAGGACAGGATCAGGGTGGAGATGCTGCAGTGGAGGGAGGAGGCTGTGGTCAGAGAGCTGTTCTCTTCTGTGTGCGCTGAGATCAGAGACGAG GTAAATGTTCCTCTGTGTTCTCTGGGTGAACCGGTACTGATGGGCATCGCTCTGAATCACACCAGTGCAGGCAGACCCAGTGCAGAGTTCTACATCAG TTGTTCACTGACTTCCACAGAAGTTCGAGAGCTTTACTGGCAGGGGGGCATTGAGGCCCAGGAGTCTACAGATATTGTGTTCTTGAGCCAAACA GAGGTGCTACGGCTAGACCAGAGCACCCCCCTGTGGTCGGAGTTGTGTCCTTCAGCCAAGGGTGCAGTGCTGCTCTATCAATTAGTGCTGCCTGACCAAGAAGACAAAAGCAATTGGACACAAACTCCAGCTACTGCACCGGATAAAATTTCCAGATGA